The following coding sequences lie in one Crassostrea angulata isolate pt1a10 chromosome 10, ASM2561291v2, whole genome shotgun sequence genomic window:
- the LOC128166027 gene encoding protein NYNRIN-like produces MSSDCESYVRTCPVCNVNKKANIHVKASLGQYHAGAPLERVHIDLMGPFVESSKGNKYILMIVDQFTKWLECYALPDQEAETVATSFVEGFVSRLGCPLQVHSDQGRNFESCLFQDVCKLLQITKTRTIPYRPCSNEQVERYNRLVLQAIQCYMENISQQKDWDLHLQQIAGAIRATINRQTGFTPNRMMLGREVSQPLDIMLGRKTPGQKPAGYVENLEEALSVCHQAARDNLEEAQLRQKRTYDIKSNTRSYEVGDVVYMVDTSSKVGQSKKLRKPWIGPFVIVYKFNHVLYRIQGKKVNKVVHHDRLKLCQDRDLPLWLKRLRHLVLHPEPNDKESKLQNRVQEELPQSSSYEDGAVGLTNEGPENEPSDDLEIRQRPDRKRQAPKWMKDFCLLDD; encoded by the coding sequence ATGAGTTCAGATTGCGAGTCTTATGTCCGAACGTGCCCAGTATGTAATGTCAACAAGAAAGCCAATATACATGTCAAAGCAAGCCTTGGCCAATACCATGCTGGAGCACCCTTAGAAAGAGTGCATATTGACCTGATGGGTCCATTTGTGGAGTCCAGCAAAGGGAACAAGTACATTTTAATGATAGTTGACCAATTCACCAAGTGGTTAGAGTGTTATGCACTGCCTGATCAAGAAGCGGAAACAGTAGCAACATCATTTGTGGAAGGTTTTGTATCTCGATTGGGGTGCCCTCTCCAGGTTCACTCTGACCAGGGTAGGAATTTCGAGAGCTGCTTATTTCAGGACGTGTGTAAACTACTCCAGATAACAAAGACGAGAACCATCCCGTACAGGCCCTGCTCGAATGAACAGGTCGAAAGATACAATCGTCTTGTTCTCCAAGCCATCCAATGTTATATGGAAAACATCTCGCAGCAGAAAGATTGGGACCTACACCTCCAACAAATAGCTGGGGCAATCCGTGCCACTATCAATCGACAAACGGGATTCACACCAAACAGAATGATGCTGGGGAGAGAAGTCTCTCAACCTTTAGATATAATGTTAGGAAGGAAGACACCAGGACAAAAACCAGCAGGATATGTGGAAAATTTGGAGGAGGCTCTTTCAGTGTGTCATCAAGCTGCGAGGGACAACTTGGAGGAAGCACAACTCCGTCAGAAGAGGACCTATGACATAAAATCAAACACAAGAAGCTATGAGGTGGGTGATGTGGTATATATGGTGGATACCTCTTCCAAAGTAGGCCAATCGAAGAAATTGAGGAAGCCATGGATAGGCCCTTTTGTCATTGTTTATAAGTTTAATCATGTGCTATACAGAATCCAAGGGAAAAAGGTAAACAAGGTGGTCCACCATGACAGATTAAAACTTTGTCAAGACAGAGATCTACCCTTATGGCTTAAAAGGCTACGACATTTAGTTCTTCACCCAGAACCCAATGACAAGGAATCcaaactgcaaaatcgagtacAGGAGGAATTACCGCAGTCCAGTTCTTACGAAGATGGTGCCGTAGGCCTCACAAATGAAGGACCTGAGAATGAACCATCAGATGATCTGGAGATCCGCCAAAGACCCGATCGGAAACGACAGGCACCTAAATGGATGAAGGATTTTTGTCTTTTGGACGATTAA